A genomic region of Castor canadensis chromosome 16, mCasCan1.hap1v2, whole genome shotgun sequence contains the following coding sequences:
- the Nudcd2 gene encoding nudC domain-containing protein 2 — translation MSAPFEERSGVVPCATPWGQWYQTLEEVFIEVEVPPGTRAQDIQCGLQSRHVALAVGGRDILKGKLFDSTIADEGTWTLEDRKMVRIVLTKTKRDAANCWTSLLESEYAADPWVQDQMQRKLTLERFQKENPGFDFSGAEISGNYTKGGPDFSNLEK, via the exons ATGTCAGCCCCGTTTGAGGAGCGCAGTGGGGTGGTTCCGTGCGCGACGCCGTGGGGCCAGTGGTACCAAACCTTGGAGGAGGTGTTCATTGAAGTTGAAGTGCCGCCGGGCACCCGCGCCCAGGATATCCAGTGCGGGCTGCAGAGCCGGCACGTTGCGCTGGCCGTGGGCGGCCGCGACATCCTGAAG gGCAAACTCTTTGATTCTACAATAGCTGATGAGGGAACATGGACTTTGG aggataGGAAAATGGTCCGCATTGTTCttacaaagacaaagagagatGCAGCAAATTGCTGGACTTCCCTTCTGGAATCTGAATATGCAGCTGACCCTTGGGTACAAGACCAAATGCAGAGAAAGCTAACGTTAGAGAGATTCCAGAAAGAA aaTCCTGGTTTTGACTTCAGTGGAGCAGAAATCTCAGGAAACTACACAAAAGGTGGACCAGATTTCTCAAACCTTGAGAAATAA